CTGCATTTGATGCATTATAATACTCCAATCGCGCGGGCAGGTCAAACTTTTCCGGCCTCTTTTGACTCGCGATATCTAACTATGATAGAATAATCTGTGTTTTTAGAATAATATAAATCGATATTTGCAATTCCGCTATTCGCTTCTGTAAACGATAATTATGAAACCCACCAAATGGATAGTTGTGACCGGCGGCGTGTTGTCCGGCCTTGGAAAAGGCGTTGTCTCCGCCTCCATAGGCCGCCTGCTCGTCCCCACCTACAAAGTCATTCCGATCAAGTGCGACGGCTACCTGAACGTCGACCCCGGAACCATGAACCCGGTGGAGCACGGGGAAGTATTCGTTCTCGACGACGGTGGGGAAGTCGATCTTGATTTCGGGCATTATGAGCGCTTCCTTAACATAAGCTGCAAGTCGGAGTGGAACCTCACGTCGGGTAAAATCTTTCAGTCCCTCGTCGAAAAGGAGCGCCGCGGCGATTTTCTCGGGAAAACCGTACAGGTGATTCCTCATGTCACCGGTGAGATTCGGGCCCGGTTGAAGCAGATCGCGCGCAAGGAGCAGGCGGACGTCGTGCTCGTGGAGATCGGGGGAACCGTCGGCGACATCGAGAACCTCTGGTTTCTGGAAGCCGTGCGCGAATTGAGTGCGGAGGTCGAGCCGGAAGATATTCTCTTCGTCCACCTCGGATTGGTTCCCGTCCTCGATGAGATGGGTCAGCAAAAGACCAAGCCGATGCAGCAGAGCATCCTGTTCCTGCGCGAGCGCGGACTGATCCCGCAGGTGATCATCGGCCGCTCGAAGGAGAGGCTCACCGAACGCACCAAAATGAAGATTCACTGGCTGTGCAACGTGCCGACGCAAAACGTGATCAGCGATCCGCATCTGGATTATGTATACGAGTTGCCCGTGGTGTTCGAAGAAGAAGGGCTGCGGCGCGTGCTGGCGAAACAGTTGAACTTGAAGATTCCCAACCGGGTCGAACAATGGAAGCGACTGGTTAATCGCATCAAGAACCCGAAAAAATCCATCACGATCGCAATTTGCGGCAAGTATACAGAACTCGCCGATTCCTACATCAGCATTGAAGAAGCGCTGGTCCATAGCGCCGCACATCTCAATTGCAAGGTCAACAGGAAATGGGTGGAAACCAC
The Candidatus Abyssobacteria bacterium SURF_5 genome window above contains:
- the pyrG gene encoding CTP synthase (glutamine hydrolyzing) gives rise to the protein MMKPTKWIVVTGGVLSGLGKGVVSASIGRLLVPTYKVIPIKCDGYLNVDPGTMNPVEHGEVFVLDDGGEVDLDFGHYERFLNISCKSEWNLTSGKIFQSLVEKERRGDFLGKTVQVIPHVTGEIRARLKQIARKEQADVVLVEIGGTVGDIENLWFLEAVRELSAEVEPEDILFVHLGLVPVLDEMGQQKTKPMQQSILFLRERGLIPQVIIGRSKERLTERTKMKIHWLCNVPTQNVISDPHLDYVYELPVVFEEEGLRRVLAKQLNLKIPNRVEQWKRLVNRIKNPKKSITIAICGKYTELADSYISIEEALVHSAAHLNCKVNRKWVETTDIERGKLTVQEALRGCQGVIVAGGFGARGAEGKISVIKYARENNIPFLGLCYGLQLAVVEFARNVCGLKGANSREICTACRHHVIDYLPEQIGITNMGGTMRLGGHDVIVKKGTRAYSMYGNKTRKRFRHRNEVNPKYIKVLEKGGMIFSGKARGKPIMQIIELKDHPFFMASQFHPELTSTLDKPSKMFYHFVETALQLSEQALPKPQREEKPIPVAALSTVR